One Microbispora sp. ZYX-F-249 genomic region harbors:
- a CDS encoding helix-turn-helix transcriptional regulator: MLETSARLLRLLSLLQATRDWPGRALAERLGVSERTVRRDVDRLRELGYPVESTRGTDGGYRLVAGTAMPPLLLDDEEAVAVAIGLRAAGGVAGVEEAAERAAAKLEQVLPSRLRRRVGALQAYTEPVPPDRPGPAIDPAVLNALAAACRDRERLRFDYRGHDGSPGVRVTEPHRLVSWGRRWYLVAWDVDRDDWRTFRVDRIAPRTPTGPRFPPRDPPEGGAAAYVARGASAAAWRHHARVLVHAPAEEVAARINPAVGVVEDVDDHTCVLVTGADTLNALAVHLGLLDLDFEVTGPPELVDHLRALTARYARATPGTAEGHHGVS; encoded by the coding sequence ATGTTGGAGACCTCGGCGCGGTTGCTGCGCCTGCTGTCGTTGCTCCAGGCGACCCGCGACTGGCCGGGCAGGGCTCTCGCCGAACGGCTCGGCGTGAGCGAGCGGACGGTGCGCCGCGACGTCGACCGGCTGCGCGAACTCGGCTATCCGGTGGAGTCGACCCGGGGCACTGACGGCGGCTATCGGCTGGTCGCCGGGACCGCGATGCCGCCCCTGCTCCTCGACGACGAGGAGGCGGTGGCCGTGGCGATCGGGCTGCGGGCCGCCGGCGGCGTGGCGGGCGTCGAGGAGGCGGCCGAGCGCGCCGCCGCCAAGCTCGAGCAGGTGCTGCCGTCGCGCCTGCGCCGACGGGTCGGCGCCCTGCAGGCGTACACCGAACCGGTGCCGCCCGACCGGCCGGGTCCGGCGATCGACCCGGCCGTCCTGAACGCGCTGGCCGCCGCCTGCCGCGACCGCGAACGGCTGCGGTTCGACTACCGGGGCCACGACGGCTCCCCGGGCGTACGCGTGACGGAGCCGCATCGGCTCGTGTCCTGGGGCCGCCGCTGGTATCTGGTGGCGTGGGACGTCGACCGCGACGACTGGCGCACGTTCCGGGTGGACCGGATCGCGCCGCGCACGCCCACCGGTCCGCGCTTCCCGCCCCGCGACCCGCCCGAAGGCGGCGCGGCCGCGTACGTCGCCCGGGGCGCGTCGGCGGCGGCCTGGCGGCATCACGCCCGGGTGCTCGTCCACGCCCCGGCCGAGGAGGTCGCGGCGCGGATCAACCCCGCCGTCGGCGTCGTGGAGGACGTCGACGACCACACCTGCGTGCTCGTGACCGGCGCCGACACCCTGAACGCGCTCGCCGTCCACCTCGGCCTGCTCGACCTCGACTTCGAGGTCACCGGCCCGCCGGAGCTGGTGGACCACCTGCGCGCCCTCACTGCCCGCTACGCCCGCGCCACGCCGGGGACGGCCGAGGGGCACCACGGGGTCTCGTGA
- a CDS encoding response regulator transcription factor, which translates to MVAESPEARLLIVEDEPNILELLAASLRYAGFEVHTASNGGEAVAAARRHRPDLIVLDVMLPDMDGFDIVRRLRGGGSHTPVVFLTARDATEDKIRGLTLGGDDYVTKPFSLEEVVARIRAVLRRTAGDPLAAPPRLTFADIELDEESHEVWRGGRAVSLSPTEFKLLRYFMCNTGRVLSKAQILDHVWDYDFRGDAGIVESYVSVLRRKLDGAHSRAHPRLIHTLRGVGYVMRTPPAGA; encoded by the coding sequence ATGGTCGCTGAATCTCCCGAAGCCCGGCTGCTGATCGTCGAGGACGAGCCGAACATCCTCGAACTGCTGGCCGCCAGTCTCCGGTACGCCGGATTCGAGGTCCACACCGCGTCCAACGGCGGCGAGGCGGTCGCCGCTGCCCGGCGGCACCGCCCGGACCTGATCGTGCTCGACGTCATGCTGCCCGACATGGACGGGTTCGACATCGTGCGCAGGCTGCGCGGCGGCGGCAGCCACACCCCAGTGGTCTTCCTCACGGCGCGGGACGCCACCGAGGACAAGATCCGGGGCCTGACGCTCGGCGGCGACGACTACGTGACCAAGCCGTTCAGCCTGGAGGAGGTCGTCGCCCGCATCCGGGCCGTGCTGCGCCGGACCGCCGGGGACCCGCTGGCCGCCCCGCCGCGGCTGACCTTCGCCGACATCGAGCTGGACGAGGAGTCCCACGAGGTCTGGCGCGGCGGCCGGGCCGTGTCCCTGTCGCCGACGGAGTTCAAGCTGCTGCGTTACTTCATGTGCAACACCGGCCGGGTGCTGTCCAAGGCCCAGATCCTCGATCACGTGTGGGACTACGACTTCCGCGGCGACGCCGGGATCGTCGAGTCGTACGTGTCGGTATTGCGCCGCAAGCTCGACGGCGCCCACTCCCGGGCCCATCCCCGGCTCATCCACACGCTGCGCGGCGTCGGCTACGTCATGCGGACACCACCTGCCGGCGCCTGA
- a CDS encoding type II toxin-antitoxin system RelE/ParE family toxin → MAFYVDLLASEGPLLGEPYSKQLDGKLRELRFYLDDIAVRITYWIAPGRRIVLLTVFHKTRPREEREVERARRALRRCIEAVHTVDEEEEEAV, encoded by the coding sequence GTGGCGTTCTATGTCGATCTGCTCGCGTCGGAGGGGCCCCTGCTCGGGGAGCCGTACAGCAAGCAACTCGACGGCAAGTTGCGCGAGCTGCGGTTCTATCTCGACGACATCGCGGTGCGCATCACGTATTGGATCGCACCCGGGCGCAGAATCGTGCTCTTGACGGTGTTTCACAAGACCAGGCCACGCGAGGAGCGTGAGGTAGAGCGGGCTCGTCGGGCCCTACGCCGCTGTATCGAGGCGGTGCACACGGTGGATGAGGAAGAAGAAGAAGCGGTATGA
- a CDS encoding CBS domain-containing protein yields MTTEGATKTAGQVMHEGAECIGEHDSLRRAAEMMRDLSVGALPICGEDDRLKGIITDRDIVIKCCAEGKDLDQTTASELARGLVWVDAGASVEDALTKMEEHQIKRMPVIDNHRIVGMITEADLAKELPDSKLAEFVHRIYARS; encoded by the coding sequence ATGACCACAGAGGGAGCGACCAAGACCGCCGGCCAGGTCATGCACGAGGGCGCCGAGTGCATCGGCGAGCACGACAGCCTTCGCAGGGCCGCCGAGATGATGCGCGACCTGAGCGTCGGCGCCCTGCCCATCTGCGGGGAGGACGACCGGCTCAAGGGCATCATCACCGACCGCGACATCGTGATCAAGTGCTGCGCCGAGGGCAAGGACCTCGACCAGACCACGGCGAGCGAGCTCGCCCGCGGCCTCGTCTGGGTGGACGCGGGCGCCAGCGTCGAAGACGCCCTGACGAAGATGGAGGAGCACCAGATCAAGCGCATGCCGGTGATCGACAACCACCGGATCGTCGGGATGATCACCGAGGCCGACCTGGCCAAGGAACTGCCCGACAGCAAGCTCGCGGAGTTCGTGCACCGCATCTACGCGCGGAGCTGA
- a CDS encoding response regulator transcription factor, with protein sequence MIRVLLADDQPLIRAGFRALLEMAGDVTVVAEAGNGGEAVELCRALLPDVALLDVRMPLLDGIQAMRRIGADPELDSVRVVILTNYALDEYLFAALRAGASGFLVKDIEPADLLQSVRVAANGEALLSPSVTRRLIEEYVSTPPRPVPGPGLERLTDREREVLSLVATGMSNEEIAGHLSISHATVKTHVSRTMAKLGARDRAQLVVHAYESGLVTPGRR encoded by the coding sequence GTGATCCGGGTGCTGCTGGCCGACGACCAGCCACTGATCCGCGCCGGTTTCCGAGCACTGCTGGAGATGGCGGGGGACGTCACGGTCGTCGCGGAAGCGGGCAACGGCGGCGAGGCCGTCGAGTTGTGCCGTGCTCTGCTGCCCGACGTGGCGTTGCTGGACGTACGGATGCCGCTGCTGGACGGCATCCAGGCCATGAGGAGAATCGGCGCCGACCCGGAGCTCGACTCGGTGCGCGTGGTCATTCTCACCAACTACGCCCTCGACGAGTACCTCTTCGCCGCCCTGCGTGCCGGGGCCAGCGGATTCCTGGTGAAGGACATCGAACCGGCCGACCTGCTGCAGTCGGTGCGGGTGGCGGCCAACGGCGAGGCGCTGTTGTCTCCATCGGTCACCAGGCGGCTGATCGAGGAGTACGTCTCCACCCCGCCCAGGCCCGTGCCGGGACCCGGCCTCGAACGGCTGACCGACCGGGAGCGCGAGGTCCTGTCGCTGGTCGCGACGGGGATGTCCAACGAGGAGATCGCCGGCCACCTGTCGATCAGCCATGCCACCGTCAAGACCCACGTCAGCAGGACGATGGCCAAGCTGGGCGCTCGTGACCGCGCCCAACTGGTCGTGCACGCCTACGAGTCCGGGCTTGTCACACCGGGACGTCGTTAG
- a CDS encoding ATP-binding protein, whose product MTRTLANRFERLYRADPSRTPPSGGSGLGLAIVQSLVEAHGGEVGVATAPGAGAAFRVTLPLAPEART is encoded by the coding sequence GTGACCAGGACGCTCGCCAACCGCTTCGAGCGCCTCTACCGCGCCGACCCCTCCCGTACGCCGCCGTCCGGGGGCAGCGGGCTGGGTCTCGCGATCGTGCAGTCCCTCGTCGAGGCCCATGGCGGCGAGGTCGGCGTGGCGACGGCCCCCGGCGCCGGCGCCGCCTTCCGCGTCACCCTCCCCCTCGCTCCCGAAGCCCGCACCTGA
- the lhgO gene encoding L-2-hydroxyglutarate oxidase codes for MRIGIVGAGILGLAVARQMARAGAEVTVLEKEPRVAAHQTGHNSGVVHAGIYYQPGSLKATLCREGAAMLREYCAEHGLPYDEVGKLVVASTRAELPGLRRIAERAGENGVPGIVELDAIGLREVEPYAVGVAAVHSPHTAITDFSAVARRLAADVAEAGGSVRLSRPVRAIRQTTDGVAVVAGPERLTFDRLISCAGLGSDRVADLARAGGDVRIVPFRGEYYRLAGSARDLVNGLIYPVPDPRYPFLGVHLTRRIDGEVLVGPNAVPALALEGYSWRRASARDLRGILSWPGTRRLAAEHWRTGLREVYGSLIKRAFVSAARRYVPALSSADLVRTEGGVRAQAVSRDGGLLDDFVIDVRGRIVLVRNAPSPAATSSLAIARHIALTVPLTS; via the coding sequence ATGAGGATCGGGATCGTCGGCGCCGGGATCCTCGGTCTGGCCGTGGCCCGGCAGATGGCGCGGGCGGGCGCCGAGGTGACCGTCCTGGAGAAGGAGCCCCGCGTCGCCGCTCACCAGACCGGGCACAACAGCGGAGTCGTGCACGCCGGGATCTACTACCAGCCCGGCTCGCTCAAGGCGACCCTCTGCCGGGAGGGCGCGGCCATGCTGCGCGAGTACTGCGCCGAGCACGGCCTGCCGTACGACGAAGTGGGCAAGCTCGTCGTGGCCTCCACCCGGGCCGAACTGCCGGGGCTGCGCCGCATCGCCGAGCGGGCCGGGGAGAACGGCGTGCCCGGGATCGTCGAACTCGACGCGATCGGCCTGCGGGAGGTGGAGCCGTACGCGGTCGGGGTCGCCGCCGTCCACTCGCCGCACACCGCGATCACCGACTTCTCCGCGGTAGCGCGCCGCCTCGCCGCCGACGTGGCCGAGGCCGGCGGGTCCGTACGGCTCTCGCGCCCCGTACGCGCGATCCGGCAGACCACGGACGGCGTCGCGGTGGTGGCCGGACCGGAGAGGCTCACCTTCGACCGCCTGATCTCCTGCGCCGGTCTCGGCTCCGACCGCGTGGCGGACCTGGCGAGGGCGGGCGGAGACGTGCGGATCGTCCCGTTCCGCGGGGAGTACTACCGGCTCGCCGGCTCGGCGCGTGACCTGGTGAATGGGCTCATCTATCCCGTTCCCGACCCCCGCTACCCCTTTCTCGGCGTCCACCTGACCCGCCGGATCGACGGGGAGGTCCTGGTGGGGCCCAACGCCGTGCCGGCGCTCGCCCTGGAGGGCTACTCGTGGCGCCGGGCCTCGGCCCGCGACCTGCGCGGCATCCTGTCCTGGCCGGGCACCCGGCGCCTGGCGGCCGAGCACTGGCGGACCGGTCTGCGCGAGGTGTACGGCTCACTGATCAAACGCGCCTTCGTGTCCGCCGCCCGGCGGTACGTGCCCGCCCTGTCCTCGGCCGACCTCGTACGCACCGAGGGCGGCGTGCGCGCGCAGGCCGTGTCACGGGACGGCGGGCTGCTCGACGACTTCGTCATCGACGTGCGCGGCCGGATCGTGCTGGTGCGCAACGCGCCCTCGCCCGCGGCGACGAGCAGCCTCGCCATCGCCAGGCACATCGCTTTAACGGTTCCCTTAACAAGCTAG
- a CDS encoding sensor histidine kinase — translation MSGRTPLRIRLSAAMLALVAVALAVIGVGSVSVLRDYLVSRVDMQVGMLAHETEIRLGRGPAAFARLRVPPEGRVEIRDTGGRTVLAQAGMGVEDLPGPGAVTAERPVTVPAVSGDGRWRARVVPVDGPGAVVVAVDMASVGQITSRLALIEALVGGALMVVLAVVGVVIVRRSLRPLAEIEATADAIARGNLGSRIPDRDPRTEVGRLARALNGMLAQVEAAFQARAASETAARESEAKARESEAKARESEAKARESEARMRRFVADASHELRTPLTSIRGFAEFHRQVPDADVTRLMSRIESEAARMGLLVDDLLLLARLDQQRPLRMQPVDLLALAADAVHDARTLCPERGVSLLVEGDAALIVSGDEVRLRQVVGNLMSNARTHTPEGTPITVRVGSRDGTAYFEVADKGPGLTAEQAARVFERFYRADPSRTRPSGGSGLGLAIVQSLVEAHGGEVGVETAPGAGAAFRVTLPLAPEART, via the coding sequence GTGTCGGGGCGCACGCCGCTGCGGATCCGGCTCAGCGCGGCCATGCTCGCGCTGGTCGCGGTGGCCCTCGCGGTCATCGGCGTGGGCAGCGTCTCGGTGTTGCGCGACTACCTGGTCAGCCGGGTCGACATGCAGGTCGGCATGCTGGCGCACGAGACCGAGATCCGGCTCGGCCGCGGTCCCGCCGCGTTCGCGCGGCTCAGGGTGCCGCCCGAGGGACGGGTGGAGATCCGCGACACCGGCGGCAGGACGGTGCTCGCGCAGGCGGGCATGGGCGTGGAGGACCTGCCGGGCCCCGGCGCCGTGACCGCGGAGAGGCCGGTGACGGTGCCGGCGGTGTCGGGCGACGGCCGGTGGCGGGCCCGGGTGGTGCCCGTCGACGGCCCGGGCGCGGTGGTCGTCGCCGTGGACATGGCCTCGGTCGGGCAGATCACCTCGCGGCTCGCCCTCATCGAGGCACTGGTCGGCGGCGCCCTGATGGTCGTGCTCGCCGTCGTCGGCGTCGTGATCGTACGGCGCAGCCTGCGGCCACTGGCGGAGATCGAGGCGACCGCCGACGCCATCGCCCGGGGGAACCTCGGCAGCCGGATCCCCGACCGCGACCCGCGTACCGAGGTCGGGCGGCTCGCCCGCGCGCTGAACGGCATGCTCGCCCAGGTCGAGGCGGCGTTCCAGGCGCGGGCGGCCTCCGAGACGGCGGCCCGTGAGTCCGAGGCCAAGGCCCGTGAGTCCGAGGCCAAGGCGCGCGAGTCGGAGGCCAAGGCCCGTGAGTCGGAGGCGCGCATGCGCCGCTTCGTGGCCGACGCCTCGCACGAACTGCGCACGCCGCTCACCTCGATCAGGGGCTTCGCCGAGTTCCACCGGCAGGTGCCGGACGCCGACGTCACCCGGCTGATGTCGCGCATCGAGAGCGAGGCCGCCCGCATGGGCCTGCTGGTGGACGACCTCCTGCTGCTCGCCCGGCTCGACCAGCAGCGCCCGCTGCGCATGCAACCGGTGGACCTGCTGGCCCTGGCGGCCGACGCGGTCCACGACGCCAGGACCCTCTGCCCCGAGCGCGGCGTTTCGCTCCTGGTCGAAGGGGACGCGGCGCTGATCGTCTCGGGTGACGAGGTGCGGCTGCGGCAGGTCGTGGGCAACCTGATGAGCAACGCCAGGACCCACACGCCCGAGGGGACGCCGATCACCGTACGCGTCGGAAGCCGGGACGGCACGGCGTACTTCGAGGTGGCGGACAAGGGCCCCGGTCTCACCGCCGAGCAGGCCGCCCGGGTCTTCGAGCGCTTCTACCGCGCCGACCCCTCCCGTACGCGGCCGTCCGGGGGCAGCGGGCTGGGTCTCGCGATCGTGCAGTCCCTCGTCGAGGCCCATGGCGGCGAGGTCGGCGTGGAGACGGCCCCCGGCGCCGGCGCCGCCTTCCGCGTCACCCTCCCCCTCGCCCCCGAAGCCCGCACCTGA
- a CDS encoding multicopper oxidase family protein codes for MISRRGFLGLLGGAGLTVTGCGALATEAAGESLTSALPLPARFTVPLPIPATAVPVRPGRYEVVQRAAKVEIIPGTATEIWGYDGTFPGPTFDLRAGDRTVIRVRNELPVPTSTHLHGGVTPPESDGYPTDVVIAEGRGFRPPQGDHSHHDLPQWTFHEGAGDYVYPLEQRAATLWYHDHRMDFTAPQVWRGLAGLLVVRDDEDDALPLPKGERDIPLMICDRAFEEDGSFRYPSLDPTLLTRPGVGDAFMEGVEGDVILVNGAPWPFLEVDAVRYRLRLLNASNARRLRLRLTPGGRFVQVGSDQGLLTAPLTHDAIAISPGERFDVIVDFSGHPVGTEVTMVNTLGAGAARDVMRFRVRRGAADDSAIPKRLSRAEPVAAAVATRVFDFRRTGQGGAGSWTINGRRFRPGRPLATPRLNTSEIWRFTGDFHHPVHVHLARFRVLARNGRPPAATDAGWKDTVDVRPYEVVDVLVRFEGYRGRYMLHCHNLEHEDMAMMADFEVV; via the coding sequence ATGATCTCCCGTCGCGGCTTCCTCGGGCTGCTCGGCGGGGCCGGCCTCACGGTCACCGGCTGCGGCGCTCTGGCGACCGAGGCGGCCGGTGAGAGCCTGACGAGCGCGTTGCCGTTGCCCGCCCGGTTCACCGTGCCGCTCCCGATCCCCGCGACCGCCGTTCCGGTACGGCCCGGCCGTTACGAGGTCGTTCAGCGCGCGGCCAAGGTAGAGATCATCCCCGGCACCGCAACCGAGATCTGGGGCTACGACGGCACGTTCCCCGGGCCGACCTTCGACCTGAGAGCAGGCGATCGTACGGTCATCCGGGTCCGCAACGAGCTGCCCGTGCCCACCTCGACACATCTGCACGGAGGAGTCACCCCGCCGGAGTCCGACGGCTACCCCACAGACGTGGTGATCGCGGAGGGGCGGGGGTTCCGCCCGCCACAGGGCGATCACTCCCACCACGACCTGCCGCAGTGGACCTTCCATGAAGGTGCCGGAGACTACGTGTATCCGCTGGAGCAGCGTGCCGCCACGCTCTGGTATCACGACCATCGGATGGACTTCACCGCGCCACAGGTATGGCGTGGCCTGGCCGGTCTCCTCGTGGTTCGCGACGACGAGGACGACGCGCTGCCGTTGCCGAAGGGTGAGCGGGACATCCCTCTGATGATCTGCGACAGGGCGTTCGAGGAGGACGGCTCCTTCCGCTATCCGTCCCTGGATCCGACCCTGCTGACGCGGCCAGGAGTGGGTGACGCCTTCATGGAGGGAGTCGAGGGCGACGTCATCCTGGTCAACGGCGCGCCCTGGCCTTTCCTCGAGGTCGACGCCGTCCGATACCGCCTGCGACTGCTCAACGCCTCGAACGCACGCCGTCTCCGGCTGCGGTTGACTCCCGGCGGCCGGTTCGTCCAGGTCGGCAGCGATCAGGGGTTGCTGACCGCTCCCCTGACGCACGACGCGATCGCCATCTCCCCGGGAGAGCGCTTCGATGTCATCGTGGATTTCTCCGGCCACCCCGTCGGCACCGAGGTGACCATGGTCAACACCTTGGGCGCGGGTGCCGCGCGCGATGTGATGCGGTTCCGCGTGCGGCGCGGAGCCGCCGACGACAGCGCGATCCCGAAGCGGCTGTCCCGGGCCGAGCCGGTCGCCGCGGCGGTCGCCACCCGCGTCTTCGACTTCCGCCGCACGGGTCAGGGGGGAGCCGGGTCCTGGACGATCAACGGACGGCGCTTCCGGCCAGGGCGGCCGCTGGCCACCCCTCGCCTGAACACCAGCGAGATATGGAGGTTCACCGGCGACTTCCATCACCCCGTGCACGTCCATCTGGCCCGATTCCGGGTGCTCGCACGGAACGGCAGGCCGCCGGCGGCGACCGACGCCGGCTGGAAGGACACGGTGGACGTGCGGCCCTACGAGGTCGTCGACGTCCTGGTCCGTTTCGAGGGCTACCGGGGGCGCTACATGCTGCACTGCCACAACCTCGAGCACGAGGACATGGCGATGATGGCCGATTTCGAAGTCGTCTGA
- a CDS encoding epoxide hydrolase family protein, translating into MSENTQITPFRIDVPQADLDDLKDRLGRTRWPDEIPGAGWDYGMPVEYVKRLAAYWRDGYDWRAHEAEINRYPQFTTEIDGQNIHFLHVRSPHEDALPLILTHGWPGSIVEYLKVIEPLTNPEDPARAFHLVIPSLPGFGFSGPTRERGWNRFRTARAWAELMRRLGYDRYGAVGNDGGSFVSPEVGRVDPEHVVGVHVTQIYSFPSGDPAEMANLTDEERKGLEVLQWFYENKMSFNMVHSQQPQTLSYGIFDSPAGLLGWNAQLFGEDVDDDFILTNTMLYWATGTATSATRFYYEDAHAEHPKEPTTVPLGLAMFEGDFVSMRTFAERDHKNIVHWRSYGGGGHYAAHLRPDVLAADLRDFYAALR; encoded by the coding sequence ATGAGCGAGAACACGCAGATCACGCCGTTCCGGATCGACGTCCCGCAGGCCGACCTCGACGACCTGAAGGACCGCCTCGGCCGCACCCGCTGGCCCGACGAGATCCCCGGCGCGGGCTGGGACTACGGCATGCCGGTCGAGTACGTGAAGCGGCTGGCCGCCTACTGGCGCGACGGGTACGACTGGCGCGCCCACGAGGCCGAGATCAACCGGTATCCCCAGTTCACGACCGAGATCGACGGACAGAACATCCACTTCCTGCACGTACGGTCGCCGCACGAGGACGCGCTCCCGCTGATCCTGACCCACGGCTGGCCGGGTTCGATCGTGGAGTACCTCAAGGTCATCGAGCCGCTGACGAACCCGGAGGACCCGGCGCGGGCGTTCCACCTGGTGATCCCGTCGCTGCCCGGCTTCGGCTTCTCCGGCCCGACGAGGGAGCGGGGCTGGAACCGGTTCCGTACGGCCCGGGCCTGGGCGGAGCTCATGCGCCGGCTCGGCTACGACCGGTACGGCGCGGTGGGCAACGACGGCGGCTCGTTCGTCTCGCCCGAGGTGGGCCGGGTGGACCCCGAGCACGTCGTCGGCGTCCACGTCACGCAGATCTACTCGTTCCCCTCCGGCGACCCGGCGGAGATGGCGAACCTCACCGACGAGGAGCGCAAGGGCCTCGAGGTGCTGCAGTGGTTCTACGAGAACAAGATGTCGTTCAACATGGTCCACTCGCAGCAGCCGCAGACGCTGTCGTACGGGATCTTCGACTCGCCGGCCGGGCTGCTCGGCTGGAACGCCCAGTTGTTCGGCGAGGACGTCGACGACGACTTCATCCTGACCAACACGATGCTCTACTGGGCGACCGGCACCGCCACGTCAGCGACGCGGTTCTACTACGAGGACGCGCACGCCGAGCACCCCAAGGAGCCGACGACGGTCCCGCTCGGCCTGGCGATGTTCGAGGGCGACTTCGTGTCGATGCGCACCTTCGCCGAGCGCGACCACAAGAACATCGTGCACTGGCGGTCCTACGGTGGGGGCGGCCACTACGCCGCCCACCTGCGGCCGGACGTGCTCGCCGCCGACCTGCGCGACTTCTACGCCGCCCTGCGCTGA
- a CDS encoding helix-turn-helix domain-containing protein, translating to MSKQESWRELRDRRMGEPGAVEAYEAARLAYELGKTVRAMRETRGWSQSDLARAAGMTQSAVARFEAGGTVPTLPVIERLASALDADVEVRLTPRAPAA from the coding sequence ATGAGCAAGCAGGAGAGCTGGCGGGAGCTCCGGGATCGCCGGATGGGTGAGCCCGGCGCGGTCGAGGCCTATGAGGCCGCACGCCTCGCGTACGAATTGGGAAAGACGGTTCGGGCCATGAGGGAGACGCGGGGCTGGAGCCAGAGTGATCTGGCTCGTGCGGCCGGTATGACCCAGTCGGCGGTGGCGCGGTTCGAGGCCGGAGGGACGGTTCCCACCCTGCCTGTCATCGAGCGCCTCGCGAGCGCTCTGGACGCGGATGTCGAGGTCCGTCTGACACCCCGGGCTCCCGCCGCGTGA
- a CDS encoding sensor histidine kinase: MHPRKTDVLITAAMLTLGVAGTYGRLSSSGLTERSLDPLGLTLIVVSCLVLAWRRGAPVPVGVVAVGCAVAYYGARYPGIFAAGPALIAIYTAAALGRRRLAIGLATALASGVAIPVALAGTDPEPGGVSLLSGWLVAMVVLGEVVKNRRAYLEEVEQRAIQAELTREEAALRRAGEERLWIAQELHDTLTHTISVINVQTSVALQTLERDPALARRALLAVKESGKEAMHELRGTLGVLRHADPDGSEVGLARLSRLVDRAEAAGLPVRTLTIGTRREVPAEVDRAAYRIVQEAFTNVLRHAGAASVTVTIEYAAEMIRLSIQDDGETTTGTAENGMGLIGMRERAVALGGSLTAGPRSGGGFAVRAELPTVGAP, encoded by the coding sequence GTGCACCCCCGGAAGACCGATGTGCTGATCACCGCGGCCATGCTCACGCTCGGCGTCGCGGGCACCTATGGCAGGTTGTCCAGCTCAGGTCTCACGGAGCGATCGCTGGACCCGCTCGGCCTGACGCTGATCGTTGTGTCGTGTCTGGTGCTCGCCTGGCGGCGTGGCGCTCCCGTGCCGGTCGGCGTGGTCGCGGTCGGCTGCGCCGTCGCCTACTACGGCGCGCGTTACCCGGGCATCTTCGCCGCCGGGCCCGCCCTGATCGCGATCTACACGGCGGCCGCTCTGGGGCGGCGCCGCCTGGCGATCGGTCTTGCAACGGCACTGGCTTCCGGCGTCGCCATCCCGGTCGCACTGGCCGGAACCGATCCGGAACCCGGGGGCGTCAGCCTGCTCAGCGGCTGGCTGGTGGCGATGGTAGTGCTCGGCGAGGTGGTCAAGAACCGGCGCGCCTACCTCGAAGAGGTCGAACAACGAGCGATCCAGGCCGAACTCACCAGGGAGGAGGCCGCTCTTCGCAGGGCCGGGGAGGAGCGCCTGTGGATCGCCCAAGAGCTCCACGACACGCTCACGCACACCATCTCCGTCATCAACGTCCAGACCTCCGTCGCCCTGCAGACTCTGGAGCGGGATCCGGCCCTGGCCCGCCGGGCGCTGCTCGCGGTCAAGGAGTCCGGCAAGGAGGCGATGCACGAGCTGCGCGGCACGCTGGGCGTCCTGCGTCACGCCGATCCCGACGGCTCGGAGGTGGGGCTGGCCAGACTGTCCCGGCTGGTGGACAGGGCCGAAGCGGCAGGGCTGCCGGTCAGGACGCTGACCATCGGCACGCGCAGGGAGGTGCCCGCAGAGGTCGACCGGGCCGCCTACCGCATCGTGCAGGAGGCGTTCACCAACGTGCTGCGGCACGCCGGGGCCGCCTCCGTCACCGTGACGATCGAATATGCGGCTGAGATGATCAGACTAAGCATCCAGGACGACGGAGAGACCACGACAGGGACGGCGGAGAACGGGATGGGGTTGATCGGGATGCGTGAGCGCGCGGTCGCCCTCGGCGGCTCGCTCACAGCTGGGCCGCGATCGGGGGGAGGCTTCGCCGTACGGGCCGAACTGCCGACGGTGGGCGCCCCGTGA